The Lathyrus oleraceus cultivar Zhongwan6 chromosome 5, CAAS_Psat_ZW6_1.0, whole genome shotgun sequence genome includes the window cttccatgcttattatagggttaacccctcactagcatgttgaagtcttcctcacatggtggattgttgatttaggttgagttttctccctttgataacaaaagaccttaaggctttttgattcaaatcaattcaccaatctttgagatttttaccccaaactacgaggtttggatcctcctttgtgatggtacgtaggcaatggattcatccattcaaacaataaatttgtaaatataatgtattctcttctcatccctccaatcttttgtacaaatattttcgcaaataccaacctacaacacatatttgcaaaaagggttcccttagagtactaaggatgttttgggtgcgtaaaaccttctcgtttcataatcaacccccttacctagatctctgacatttttatttttgacttgaaaaacttcttaccttggccTTTGTTCGCTctttagcctttcctttggataaataaaagtgtggtggcgactcaaattgtatgtttacttttggtttagtcaataaacctaaaggtaacgaaaaccccgctacatGATGTTACTTCATCAAAAACTCTCGTACATAAACATGCAATTAGTTAATTCACATCGGAAGATAAAATAAAAACATATCATAAGTATGAATAAAACCGTTTCTGAAAAACTCCATAAAAGAAAGTTACAACTCAAACATGAAAGTACAGTCGTCAAAATCGCCGATGTTACAAACCAGAGCATTTATTCGACTAAAATGAAGGAAATGGTAAATGCTGAGAGGGCGTCGAAGCCATCTCACGATCAACACAATCTATCTCTCGTGTTGATTACCTGTACAACATTACACAAAGTTAATccaacaaaacaaacaaggggtgagaatacacttACAAGTAGTAACGATGAAATTTAGCAACTAAATGATAAACgaatataataataattttaatacACAAACACATATATCATTCTCAATATATGCAATACTATTATGCATCAACTACTTCACCTATATGCATGTGGTGCCATATTTTTGTGGATATTAGAGGTATATTACTGATTTCTTCCATGGTCTTCGGTCCCTCACCCGAACCGACGATCCCCACCAAATAGATCTAGATCTGAGACCCGCATTTAGTCTCTCAACTAGACCAACGATCCCACCAAATAGATCTGAGGTCACCAAATGGACTGAAGTCCCACATAACTCCGATGTATATGAATGCATGGAAATGCTAGTAGTCAAACAATATAGATCAGCCAAACAATTATAAATCACCCAAAATTATTTAATCAATTATTCACCCAAAATAGATTTCGAGTATGAACCATATATCACCAATAAAAGGCCTCCAAAAATAACCACTATTTCCAATAATATTTCAATTTTATTACTCCAAAATGTCATCCATTTTTCCTTTTCTATTATATTTTCAAATGAAAACTATAGTAACAtttaaatattataatttattcaaaaataaatttaatttgATAAAAAGGTTCCAATCATTCCCAATATTACATGTAAATCAAAGAAGAGACTTCGAAACTCAGAGAATACCAAAAACGTTCCAAAACACCCAAAAATTTATCGGACTCGTAAGACCGCCGCCCTAAAATCACAAAGCCCTCAAAAGAATTCTAAACAAATTATCAATGTAGAATATAGGGCCAAATATGTTCATGCTCAATAAAAGTTGATTACGTGATATGTTTATACATGCTTTTGAAAGTAATTAATTTAACTCGTTAAAAAGAATATGACAGTTTTTATTTCTAATTTCTTAAGGCATTTTAATCTTTTAATTAGTTATCATGCTTTATATATTCTAATAATTAAAATGATAAAAGAGGAACTCAAGCTCCCGATGCTCGTGTCGGCACCTTCATTGCACATATTACTTGCGTTCCAATACATCATCCAATAGATTCCTTAAGAAAGGATTCATCTACAAATATTAATTGATTTCTCTAAAACTTACATCATACATGAATAGACTTGTAGATACATGAATGTTGTAAATAGTATACTAAAATTTATGTCTATCAATCTGTTTACCTTGAACGAAGATTATGACTTCAATTCTCCTCTCCTTTTGGTTCTCCAATGAAAACGTGTTTGACATGAGAAATCACGGGCCAGTACTCACCAACTCGAGGCTGACATTTTCTGCATAATTCAGGACAACCGTCTATGCTCAAATCTTCAAGGACAACCAGGCGATGGATGTCAGTTGGAAGTCTCGACAATTGAGGACAATCCACAATATGAAGCCTCTTAAGACAAGTCATGGTTGTTAAAAATTCGGGAAGCATAGTAAGGTTTGGAAGATTTTTAATTACCAAGGAAAGTAATGTGTTTGCAGCACCTACAATCCAATGAGGCAATGTCAAAGCATTTGGGAAATCCCCGAGATATAGATGTTTCATCGAGCTCGAGTTTGTGATAAGGCTTTCATCATTCAACCATGGATTTAACAACTTACAGTTTAAAATTAAAAGAGTTTGTAATTTTGGGAAAATATAAAGCGGCAAAGAATCTAGGCTCCCGCATGATTGAACAAACAATGATTCAAGGGAAGTGAGTTGTTGTGCAGGAATGGAAAAAAACTTCAAATTCTCACAATAATGAAAACCCAAAGTTTGAAGATGGATCATGCTTTTAAATTCATCATGTGACAGAAGAAATTGCTTTGTTGTTATAAACAACTGTCGAAGGTTGATTAGCTTCCCTAGTCCTTTAGGCAATGCTTCAAGCTCTGTGCATCCTCTGACTGACAACACTTGTAAATTTTGGAGTTCACATATACAACCGGGAAGTATTTTGATTTTGGTGTTACCAGAAAGAATGAGAACTCGAAGAAGGTCCAATTTAGAAATCGAATTCGGAAGGGCCTCAAATGAAGAATCACTTAAATCTAAATAACGCAGGTATCTATATCTTGATATCCATGAATCCAAGAGTGTTTCACTATCAAGACCTACTCCTTGGATGGGAAACAAAATACTTCTCACACTTTTCGAATCGGTGAACAAAGTGCGACCAAGTGACTCATTTTCAACAACTGATAAATGCCTTGCATGCTCAGGAATATTCTTAGTATCAGAGTTTAACATTACAAACCCCTCTTTTGCAACATACACCGCAAGATCATGCACCAAATCATGTACTTTGAAAACACACGTATGGCCAAAGTCTTCAAAATCTTGAAGAAATGATCTTGAATGTAACTCATCAATATAATCTCTTGAAATATTCTCTAGCTTTTGACTTCCATTTGGTGATTGAAGTAATCCAAAAACATCCCAGAGATTACAAATTTCACCACAAGAAAAGAGATAATCTTTTGGAAAAAGGGAAAAATAAGCAAAACAATGTCTCAAATGGGATGGCATTTGATCATAGCTTAACTTAAGCACAGGTAAAATATCATCTTTGTTTTGTCTTAAATTCCATATTTCGGAGTCTCTTACAAGCTCCCACTTATCTAAATCAAATTTTGAGAACAATGAACTTCCCAACGTTCTCGCTGCTAATGGAATCCCTCGGCATTTTCTCACCATATCTTCTCCAATCTCCAATAGACGTGGATACTTCTTTTCTTCGCCTTCTTTAAATGCCCATTTGACAAAGAGAGACAAACAGTTAACCAAAGAAAGACCTTCTAAAGTATACACAGGAACCGTTCCCATCATTGAAGCAATAGACAAACTTCGTGTTGTGACTAAAACTTTGCTTCCTAATGCGCCAACTTTTATCAAATCTTTCAACTCAACCCATTTTGAATGGTTAACATTCCATATATCATCTAAAACTAGTAAAAACTTTTGATCAGAAAGCTTCTCTCTAAGACGACGCACTAGCTGCTCCGTATCAAAGTGGTCAATGTTTTCTTGGCGAGCAAGAGCTAAAACCGGCGTATGTGTTGAAGTCGAGTTAATGATTTTAATAATTATCTTCCTAATGTCAAAATCATAAGAGACACACACCCACATTTTCAATTCGAAAACTTCATCCATCCTCTTATCATTGAAGACCAACTTCGCAAGTGTGGTCTTCCCCAAACCACCAATTCCCACCATAGGAATCACAGACAGTCCTTTATCACCATCCTCACCGCCGCATTTCATCAAAAGCTCGATAATTTCTTCCTTTTCAGTACCCCTTCCTATAACATCTAAAGCATCAACATGAGAATAACTCATTTCTCTACTTTCCTCACTAACATTAACATCCATTCTCTCAAGTCCAAACAGATTCCGATCAGCAACTACCTTATTCAATCTATCTCTAACATCTTTGATTCGATGAGAAATTCTAAGACGaaaaaaaggagaagaaaagaagTGTTTTACCTTCAACCTCTTGCTTCCAGAAGCTTGAACAAATTGGTTTCGCGACTCTTGACACTGAACTTCATCCAACACATCTTCGGCATCATAGAAGATGTTTTGAATTTGCTTCAACCATTCTTGTAGCCCGTGATTTTGGTCTTTCTTATTTTCAGCATCGAGTAGTACATATTTGACAATAGTCAAAGTGTCTTTGATCCCTTGTAGATCTCCAAACACGGCCCAAGCTTTTGAAACTTCTTCATGAGCATAAGAAGCAAGTTTTCCTAGGAGTGAATCTGCAACATCGAAGAGAAATGAGTCTGCCATGTTAACTAGGAAAGAGAAGAGATTGAATTGGGATGTCTGTTTGTTTGGGGTTGTTGACGAATAGGCCTTTTAACACATGTGTATAGGGAGGGGTAAAGAGGGAAATAAGGAGGAAAGAGGGAATAGTTTGTTTGTACTGATAGAAAAGAGGAAGAAAGTGTCTACTTATATTTTTAACACTTTTCTAACTTTCACTCTTATATTAGATGAAATATACCTGGTTCTTAACTTTATAAATGGTTCTTACTTAAAGTTATAAGACTCGTATGTTGTTTTTTTATTCAATAAAAAAGTGAGTATTAAAAGAGAGTGTTGGTAATATTTCTTAAGGCGAAGTGAGAGTGGAATTGAGAAGGAAAACAGTTAATTGTTTAGGTGATAGTGAGAGATTGGAGGAAGGGAGTGAGGAAACCAATGAGCACATCCAGGGGGAAATAAAGGGAAACCTCACGTGTGTTGTGAGGCATTCTAGTATTGAGATGGAAATTGGTGGCTAAGTAGTTAGAGTCATTCTTACTATCCATTCCATCTTAATACTATTTCCATAGTAAGAAGTCAGAATCATCTATATATATTTAGGTTATCTTTGGATTAATGAAACATAACGGAGCTCGGAGTAGAATAAAACGTGACGGAGCAGAACGGAGCGGAGTGGAGTGGAATATAGATCTCACTCTGTTGTTTTGTTATTTTATTAAAAATGCTTCATTCCATTTCATACATCCCAAATTGGATGAAACAAAAAATAGAGATTTGGATGGAATTGGATGGAATGGATTCCATCATGTTCCATTCCATTCCATCCATTATTTGCAAATCCAAACAATGAAATCTCATTAGTTACCACTCCACTCCATTTCATTTTATCTCATACCATCAATCCAAACATACCCTTACTCTATTACATCCCGCTATTACACTTATGTTATCTGTTATTAATGTTGTAGTCTATTAATTGGTATTCAGAGCACGATTTGGGTACGACTGATAGGGACGCGAATGGAACATATCAAAAGTTCAGAGAAGATGATGGAGAAGATTTGTCTGGAGAGTCAGCATTTGTTGGATGAGACAGTGGTGGAGTTGTGTGCATTGATTATGAAACAAAATAATATTCAGCGTAAGGATGATGATGGCGTTGTTCGTGAACGGCGACTAGATCGCAGAGAGAATGGGATGAGGCATTTGAAGGTTTTGTATTTTTCTGATGAAGATCCTTATGGGGGATTTATCGTATTGAGCGATATTTTGTGATTAACAACATTTTATAAAAGGAACATGTGCTTTCAACTTTGATTAGCTTTGAAGAAAAAGTACTTAATTAGAACAGAGTGTATTACATGGATGATATTGTGAAGAGTATTTTTGGGTCGTTTGCAAGATACAGGTGTAGATTTGTTTGAAACAAACTCATTTTGTTGTTGAATTCATTGAGTTTTTTGAACTGTTTTAGTTACTGATTGTTACCACAAGAAATCTATAAGGCATGTTGAAGGTGTAATCAATGAAAGTGCCTTATGAATGTAAGGTTTATACCACATCAAGGGGTGGAGATGTGCCTAAGATAAAGCAAGAGTTGAGAAAAACATAAGTCACTAAGAGACGAAACCGACATAAGAATCatgttggtcaaaaatccattATGTCGACTGAACTGAAGACTGGGACTTAAGGAACTTCTAGTTGTGTCAAACACATAGAAGACAGGGTCGACCTAAATCCCTGGGCGGGAAAagtttgaaattgaaaatgactagcagttacaagaaGATATAAGCGCCAGAATGGAGCAGTTTGCAGAACGTGTATAGAGCAGTTTGCAGATCGTGTGGTATGACGTCTGCTATTTTTTAGGAGTTTTTGGCTTGTAGGTAGtttctttagtttagtataaataggatatcccacgaggggctcggggtgttcaccttgtactaaaatcacttgtaaaaaacttctcattcccagcgcgaggaagcaagagtttttaagagtgctatgtacgtgaatcaccacatttatttcaatgtaacttccttacttttcaattgtttccgttgaacattttattttaatttcatttacttttgagttatcactttACGTTGTCGTCTACACTGTCGAtactgattctattacgataatagagttcaccaaaagcgtgttcgtcgtgtacgtcttttgaatgttgtagtgttgtcggtcacgagtcacccataggctatagCATCATTTAAACCTTTCGTGTGGAAAAAACCTgcgcttgttcaatactttgtcaggAGTCGTTCCTCACAAAGCTATTCTGTCGAATTGAATAAGCCACACTCgcactagcacatgtcttaggatcaactggtcgattctgcaagtaacccttagttttaaggcctagggaggaccagcggttgtttaccaatttccacagtaaacaaaatggcacaCCCGGTGGGACGGTGCTAGTGCAGTTAcgaaattgcatgaaacttagaagtggcaaactaTATAGTAAGCCACAAGAAACTACGAAAATGTCAAACTCCAATACAGATGAAGTGCCACAAGGGACTTTATCCACTACGAAAACAGTAATCTCACAGGTTGCAAATTTGCCGCCGATGACAAGTGCAACCTCAACGATGTCGACTACGGGTGCGGTTGGAGCATCAATTCCTTTACCTCCACCAGGaggttcaggatcaacgataacgacgttcagaccttatgtgcctcgctttggcaccacaaACCCTCTTTATGGAATGCCGTATTCCTTAATGTCAGGATATCAGTCGACATCAAGTGCAGCATTGTTTTCAGACAACGCTCAAAATACTAATTCCTCCTTGCAAGGATCAGCGCAAGGGGAAAATGTTCAGAATAGGAATAATACTCAAAATAGAACCATGCCGCTGTCGAACACTTCAATAGCGGTGTTGAGGCAGCAAATGGATGATAGTAACCATGAGTTGGTTAATATGTTAACTAATCAAATGGGTACAGTTTTTAATCCTGTGATACAGGAATCTGCTAaaacaaataggcaggtggcGAATCAATTGACGCGCTTGTGTAATTTTCTGGGGGCACCGGCTCGACAGATGGCACAAGTGGTTAGACAAACCGTTCCTGTTCAGATGGAGATAGGGGCAGCAGAAGATGAGACAGTCCACGAGGAACAAATCCTTAGACCCCAGCAAAATCAAGGCGTTAAATCAAGAGTAGCAGGATGTAACCAAATGGTGTTGGTTAACCGACACCAAGACGctgatcaaattgtcgatcaacatcgacaagaagacttagcagtagaaaataatttgacaactattgtcgaaaggattatggctaggAATGGTATGAGTGCCATATTGCAAAGGCCATTATATTCTTCCCCGTTGGCTGAGTTTATTCTCCAAACTGAGGCACCTAGAGGAATGAAAGTGCCTAAGTACACTAAGTTTGGGGGAGAATCTGGTGAGTCGACAATAGAGCATATCGCCAGATATCTAACAGAGTCAGGAGATTTAGCTCATaatgagtgtttgagagtaaaaaacttTCCTTCCTCTTTGACTAAGGCTAccttcacatggttcacttctttggccccaagttcgattgattcgtgggccaagttagaaaagaagttccatgaacaattttacgaaggacactccaaaattagtttggtagaattgtctagtatcaagagaaggtttgctgagagcATCGACGATTATCTGAATCGATTCAGATCATTAAAGGCCAGGTGCTTTACCCAAGTACCAGAACATGAACTTGTTCAGATGGATGCTGGGgggttagattattccattaggaagaaaatagacccaacttttgtgaaaagtatgtcacaattggctgatagagttcgacatcTCGAACGGCTAAGGTTAGAAAAAGTTAGACACAATAAGGCTAAGAAAGAAAAAATAGCGGTTGTCGACTATGACACGACAGATCCAATATATGAGGCTGATTATACCtcatcgaccgaattagaaattGACGTGTCTGAGTTAAAGCCAGGATCTGCCTATGAGTGTCGATCATTACTTCCTGCGCAAGGAAAaaatcctgtcgaaaacaatccaaaattcccttcgaaaacttatacttttgatgtgacaaagtgtgaggaaattttttatttgttagttaaagatggccaaatggtggtgccacctggtactaaaataccaccattagaacaaagatagaaaagaggattttgtaagtatcataattatcttggtcataatacctctaattgttaccttttcagggatctggttCAGAAAGCGATTCAAGAAGGCGGGCTAAAATTTGTTGGCCGCGGAATGAAGATCGACGCTGACCCTCTCCACCAGGAGGAAGCTCTATTCGTGGAGtcagtcgagatcaacatggtcaAGATCACCGAATACGATGAGGCCGACATGTTGGAGCAAACTAGTGAAAGCCTAGATATCGACATAACTCAAGTTTacccaagggctgatgaagaCTTGGTAGATTTCTTGTATCACTGCAAGAATAAGGGTTCACAAGTTTGCCTGTCCCCTAGATGTGGTGTTGTCACCGACAAAATAGCTGTTGAAAATTTCCAGAAGCTACAATTGGGCAAAAGCAAAAGAAATGGGCTGAACAGAAAGTGCCAGAATGAAAGAGTCCCAAAGAAAGCTGTGGAAAGTGCTCAGGCGAGGCCTAGGAGCTTCGTACCGTCAGCAAGTGTTCCTAGAGGCACCTGGGTCAAGCCTCAGGGGAAACAAGAAACCCCACAAGGGGTTGCTGCTGCTAGAGGAGGTCTAGCAACTAACTATAGACGTGAGTTCAAATCTGAGAAAAGGACTCATGTCTCTgaaaattatttggggaagaaccccatgtcGAGGACTCAATGGCGACACTTTTAGAGGTGTAAGCAGGCCGAAAGAGAGGCTGCTAGAGGAATAGCTGGAAGAGGCATGGCCAGTGGGGCGAATGCTGGAAAGAAAGTTGTTGTGAAGGTCGACACAGCAGCAAAAGAAGGGATCATGGAGTATGTCCGCCGGCCAATTGAGAAATATTCTGATGAAGTTACTGATGACTTTAATTCAGAATCTGAAGCAAGTCTGGACATCTTAGTCAACGTGGTGTCAATTCTACCACAAGAATATAATTATGTGACTGAGGTGGATGAGTCGGTAGATGATGCCgacgctgaagaaatggctttACATCAGCCAAGATGCTACTTTGTGTTGAATGATGGCTCTGCTAAGAGCCAAGAAGCAGTTTTTGAAAGGCCCACGATGACtatgaaaaatcatttgaaaccATTGTTGATTAGGGACAAAGTGGAAGGTGTGATTATCAACAAAGTGTTGGTAGATTGTGGCGCCACGGTCAACATCATGCCAcaccatattctgaggaagattAGAAAGTATGATATTGACATTAGATCCAACAACGTGGTCTTGTCTGACTATGGGGGCAAGACAAAAAGCACCATGGGTGTGATCATGGTGAATATCACGGTTAGTTCAATAACTAGACCGACACTGTTTATGGTGATAGACGCCAAGCCAAGCTACAACTTACTATTCGGCAGAGAATGGCTCTATGGTGTCGGAGCCGTACCATCTTTAGCATATCAAAGAttggtgatttggagagaagatggagTGGTCGAAAATATCGAAGCTGACCAAGGGTACTTCATGGCTGACGTAAACAATGTCAGCAAGAAGGAATTCGAGAGAAAGCTGGCCAACATTTCTCCTCATTTTTCGGCTGAAGATGTGTACGCTAATCTGAGTGAAGCTTTTGTTTCTCTAACTATGCACGAGACCCATGGCTTCATTTGGAATGTGAAACGTTTAGATAATCCACCCTATACAGGTATCCGACCGACAGGCTGGGGGGATGTCACTGATGATGACTGAGCTAGAAGCTCTAAAAAGGATTTCGGCATACgttgccgagaacaaaataaaagcggctctagaggctgaagagaacatggttgtcgaagcctaTGTGTTAAAGAAAGAAGGTAATTTGGCTATTGAGCCAGAGCCTCCAGATAAGCCAGTGTTGGCTAAAGGAAACGTCAGCATGCAGCGTTTGGACTGTATTTATGATgatgaacctttagggtttgaaaaagacccaaaggcGCCAGAAAAGATGCGGCCAAAAGACCCCttggaagaagtcgaccttggcgaaaATGGCGACAAAAGGCCAACATACATTAGCGCTAACATCGACAAAGAGTTAAAATCTGAGGTAATATCTTTACTAAAAGAATTTAAagattgttttgcttgggattataatgAAATGCCTTGTTTAAGTAGGAATTTGGTCAAACTAAAACTGCCAATAAAAActggaagaaagccagtaaagcagacgcCTAGACGTTTCGCACCAgagatcatggcaaagataaaagTTGAGGTAGAAAGGCTCCTCAAAAGCAGGTTTAtacaaactgcaaggtatgtcgaatggttggccaatattgtgccagtaattaagaaaaatgg containing:
- the LOC127078702 gene encoding disease resistance protein RGA2, yielding MADSFLFDVADSLLGKLASYAHEEVSKAWAVFGDLQGIKDTLTIVKYVLLDAENKKDQNHGLQEWLKQIQNIFYDAEDVLDEVQCQESRNQFVQASGSKRLKVKHFFSSPFFRLRISHRIKDVRDRLNKVVADRNLFGLERMDVNVSEESREMSYSHVDALDVIGRGTEKEEIIELLMKCGGEDGDKGLSVIPMVGIGGLGKTTLAKLVFNDKRMDEVFELKMWVCVSYDFDIRKIIIKIINSTSTHTPVLALARQENIDHFDTEQLVRRLREKLSDQKFLLVLDDIWNVNHSKWVELKDLIKVGALGSKVLVTTRSLSIASMMGTVPVYTLEGLSLVNCLSLFVKWAFKEGEEKKYPRLLEIGEDMVRKCRGIPLAARTLGSSLFSKFDLDKWELVRDSEIWNLRQNKDDILPVLKLSYDQMPSHLRHCFAYFSLFPKDYLFSCGEICNLWDVFGLLQSPNGSQKLENISRDYIDELHSRSFLQDFEDFGHTCVFKVHDLVHDLAVYVAKEGFVMLNSDTKNIPEHARHLSVVENESLGRTLFTDSKSVRSILFPIQGVGLDSETLLDSWISRYRYLRYLDLSDSSFEALPNSISKLDLLRVLILSGNTKIKILPGCICELQNLQVLSVRGCTELEALPKGLGKLINLRQLFITTKQFLLSHDEFKSMIHLQTLGFHYCENLKFFSIPAQQLTSLESLFVQSCGSLDSLPLYIFPKLQTLLILNCKLLNPWLNDESLITNSSSMKHLYLGDFPNALTLPHWIVGAANTLLSLVIKNLPNLTMLPEFLTTMTCLKRLHIVDCPQLSRLPTDIHRLVVLEDLSIDGCPELCRKCQPRVGEYWPVISHVKHVFIGEPKGEEN